The genomic region ATCGCCGCCTGACCACAACCGCCAAGACTCCGTACGACAACGGCCAACACTCCGTACGACAACGGCCAACACGCCGAGCGGGAAGGACCCGGTCGGTGTGTTGGCCGTTTTGGTACGGAGTGTTGGCCGTTGTGGTCAGAGGTTCGGGTACAGCGGGTGCTTGGCGGCCAGGTCGGTGACCCGCCCGCGCAACGCGGCCGCGTCGAAGTCCGGGGTGAGCGCCTTGGCGATCACGTCGGAGACCTCGGCGAAGTCGGCGTCGGTGAAGCCGCGGGTGGCCAGCGCCGGGGTGCCGATGCGCAGGCCCGAGGTGACCATCGGCGGGCGCGGGTCGAACGGGACCGCGTTCCGGTTGACCGTGATGCCGACCTCGTGCAGCCGGGCCTCGGCCTGCTTGCCGTCCAGCTCGTGCTGGCGCAGGTCGGCCAGCACCAGGTGCACGTCGGTGCCGCCGGTCAGCACGTTGACCCCGCCACCGGCCTTGACCAGCGTCTCGGCCAGGATCTTGGCCCCGGACAGGGTGCGCCGCTGCCGGTCCGCGAACTCCTCGGTCGCGGCGATCTTGAACGCCACCGCCTTGGCCGCGATCACGTGCTCCAGCGGCCCGCCCTGCTGACCGGGGAACACGGCGGAGTCGATCTTCTTGGCGAACTCCTGGGTGCACAGGATGGTGCCGCCGCGCGGGCCGCCCAGGGTCTTGTGCGTGGTGGTGGTCACCACGTGCGCGTGCGGCACCGGGTTGGGGTGCAGCCCGGCCGCGACCAGCCCGGCGAAGTGCGCCATGTCCACCATCAGGTAGGCGCCCACCTCGTCGGCGATCCGGCGGAACTCGGCGAAGTCCAGCTGCCGCGGGTAGGCCGACCAGCCGGCCAGGATCAGCTTCGGCTGGTGCTCCTTGGCCAGCCGCTCGACCTCGGCCATGTCGATCAGGCCGGTGTCCTCGCGCACCTGGTAGGCGGCCACGTCGTAGAGCTTGCCGGAGAAGTTGATCCGCATGCCGTGGGTGAGGTGGCCGCCGTGCGCCAGCTCAAGGCCGAGGATCTTGTCGCCGGGGGTGAGCAGCGCGTGCATCACCGCGGCGTTGGCCTGCGCGCCGGAGTGCGGCTGCACGTTGGCGTGCTCGGCCCCGAAGAGGTCCTTGACCCGCTGGATGGCCAGCCG from Crossiella sp. CA-258035 harbors:
- the glyA gene encoding serine hydroxymethyltransferase codes for the protein MSTLDTPLAQIDPEIAEVLGAELRRQQSTLEMIASENFAPVGVLEAQGSVLTNKYAEGYPGKRYYGGCEHVDVSERLAIQRVKDLFGAEHANVQPHSGAQANAAVMHALLTPGDKILGLELAHGGHLTHGMRINFSGKLYDVAAYQVREDTGLIDMAEVERLAKEHQPKLILAGWSAYPRQLDFAEFRRIADEVGAYLMVDMAHFAGLVAAGLHPNPVPHAHVVTTTTHKTLGGPRGGTILCTQEFAKKIDSAVFPGQQGGPLEHVIAAKAVAFKIAATEEFADRQRRTLSGAKILAETLVKAGGGVNVLTGGTDVHLVLADLRQHELDGKQAEARLHEVGITVNRNAVPFDPRPPMVTSGLRIGTPALATRGFTDADFAEVSDVIAKALTPDFDAAALRGRVTDLAAKHPLYPNL